The following coding sequences are from one Diabrotica virgifera virgifera chromosome 2, PGI_DIABVI_V3a window:
- the LOC114329539 gene encoding uncharacterized protein LOC114329539 — protein sequence MKLMLFFFVALTVVASQAEEFNVFEKYVEFVPQCNSTLSNQAFKDFMTKKNANLGLEELGNFLFCMNTKFLTQNENGDVNVQQFNKIVGTLVPQNKLEHLTTVCARRPEGHTATQTALFLLKCLQKEGMDFSPIMNLYE from the coding sequence GCATCTCAAGCAGAAGAATTTAACGTTTTCGAGAAATATGTAGAATTTGTACCACAATGTAATTCTACTCTATCTAATCAGGCTTTTAAAGATTTTATGACTAAAAAAAATGCGAATTTGGGTCTAGAAGAACTAGGAAACTTTTTATTTTGCATGAATACGAAATTTCTCACTCAGAATGAAAACGGAGACGTTAATGTTCAACAATTCAACAAAATTGTTGGTACGCTAGTACCTCAAAATAAATTAGAACACTTAACAACAGTGTGTGCTCGTAGACCAGAAGGCCATACAGCAACTCAAACAGCGCTGTTTTTGTTAAAATGTCTTCAAAAGGAGGGAATGGATTTCTCACCCATAATGAATCTATACGAATAA